AATTATCCATCAGCCGTTATGCGACCAGCACCGTGGTAACGCTCCCGCGGCTCAAAACTTGTTGGCTGCAGATCCGTCCGGAACGCCAAACCGAGCAGGTCGAGGTCAAATCTGCGCCAGCTTTCGGGGCAAACAGTAAGACGACACGACGCAATTCAAGGTCATTGCTATGAAGCGGTCCGTTCCAAAAACGTCGTGATCGCCGCAATGACAATGGCATTTGCTTCCGCATGAACCGCGTGGTTCGCTCCAGGCACTTCGAGAAGTTCGCCCTTGGGGATTCGCTCGGCGATCAACCGGGAATGTTTGGGGGGGCAGATCCAGTCCTGCGCACCGCAGATAACCAGCGTCGGCACAGGGATGTCCTTGAGACGATCTCGCAGGTCGTAGAGCCGTTCCTTGAAGAGCGCATTGTGAGTTTCCGCATGTAGGCGCATGGTGCGGGTCCGTTCCAGCGCGGCATCTGGATCGAACTTCTCATAATAAAGCGGCTGCAGTGCGAGCCAGATGAGACGAAGCTCCGTATCGTCCTTCACCTTGTCGGAAAACATCTTGTCGAGCATCGACAGCGAGGCGCTCGTCGCCTTGTGAAGGCGCTCCTTGAACACCACCATCGCGTCGTCCTCGTGATGATAGCTCGCCGCCGTGCCGCGCAGGATCAGCCGGGAAAGGTTATGCCCATATTTGACGCCGTAGGTCAGCGCGATCATGCCGCCGAAAGAACCTCCCTCCAGGATGATCTTGCGGCCGCCGCACAGGTTCACGCGAAAGGCTTCGACGTCATCCGCCAATTGCTCGAATGTATAGGGCGGCGTCAGGCTGGTCTCGCCGCATCCGCGCTGGTCGTAGGCAATCAGGCGGTACTTGTCCGATAGCGGCTTGTAGGCGTTGAATTCGCCGCGGCGGTCGCCGATGCCCCTTCCCCCATGCAGAGCGATAATGGTTTCCGCGTCGGGATCGCCGATGTCATCGTAGACGAAGGTGGCGTTGTTCAGAGTCACTGTCGGCATAGATTGTCCTCGAACTGGCAAGCGCGCACCCCGCGCCCCCAGGAACGCGGGGTGCGGGATCATCGACTGGCAGGCTTCATGTCGAAGGCCCGGACCCAATCGTCGCCGCGCGGAGTCCAGGTGATGCGCTTGGAAAGCCCGAACGTTGCCGGCTGCGTGTAGAGGAAAAGCGCAGGAGCCTCGTCGCACATAACCTCGGTCGCCTTCTTGTAGGCCTCCTGGCGCTTGGACTTGTCCATGGTCGAACGGCCGTCCGCCAGCGCCTTGCCGAAATCTGCATTGTCCCAATAGGCGTAAATGTTGCCCGGCGCGAACAACGTCAGTAGACCGTCGGCATCGATCGTCGGCCAAGCCTGGCTGAGCAGGCTCAAGGGGGCAAGATCCTTCGTCTTCAGATACTTGTCCATGTAGGCGCTGAACTGCATCTCGACGATCTTTGTCTTGACGCCGATCTCTTCGAGCTGGCTCGCAACGGCCTGCACCACCTCCCCGCCGTTTAGATAGGTTCCGGACGGAACGTCGAACTCGATCGGTTCGGAAGGGGCGCCACCTGCCTGCTTCAACAGTTCGGCCGCCTTGTCCGGATCATAGGGATAAGGTTTCAGGTCCGGGTTGAAGCCGAAATAGGTCTTCGACATCACCTCGCAGCGGGCGATCTCGGCCTGGTCGTTGAAGATGGCCTTGACGATCCCTTCCTTGTCGACGGCGTAGTTGAGCGCCTGCCGGAACAGTTTGTTGTCGAGCGGCGGCTTTGTCGTGTTGAACTTGATGAACACGGTGCGTGTGCTCGGCACGGCGCCGGCCTGGGCGCTGCCATTGTCCTTGATGCGCTGGATTTCGGTGGTGGGGATCGAATTCACGAAATCGACTTCACCGGCAAGAAGGGCCGCGACGCGGCTCGCCGGTTCGGGGATGACGCGCATGACAACCTGGTCGAAGTCAGGCTTGCCGCCCCAGTATTTCGGATTGGCATCAAGCGTGAAGCTTTCACCCGGCTTGACGGAACTCAGCACGTAAGGACCGCCCGACGCCGTCTCGGTTGCCGGCTTGTGCTCCGCCGCCCATTTCGGCGGGAGAAGGAAGAACATCGAGAGCTGCTCGATCATCGCCGGATAGGGCGCGCTGGTCTTGATCTCGAGCTCGGTCGGACTGACGACCTTGACGTCGGAGATCAGCGCGAACCATGCCTTGATACGGGCATTGAGCGCCGGGTCCCGGACGCGGTCGAAATTCCATTTCACCGCTTCCGCGTCTATCTTCTCACCATCATTGAATGTCGCGTCCGACCGCAGCTTTATCCGCCAGGTTAGGTCGTCGACGTTTTTCCATTCGGTGGCCAGCGACGGCACGATCTTCATGTCGGGAGCACGTAGCACCAGCGATGGATAGATATGGCTGAGCAGGCTGAGATCGGTGCCGACCGATGCCGTCATGTGCGGATCGAACGTGTTGACCGTATTGGTGATGCCAATCGTCACCGTCTTGCCCTCGGCCAGCACCGTGGTCGACATCAGGGCGCTCAATGAAACGGCGGCGACCGCCGTAGATATCAGTTTCCAGTCCATGTTCCGTCTCCTTCTGGTTTGAGAATATTATTGTTTTTCATGCTGTTATGCGTAACTGCAAGGAACGGACTTTCCCCTATCGCGTATCCTTGAGAATAATGGGATCGAACTTTCCGGTATCGAGGAAGGTCTCGATCATCTGCCTATGGGGTTCGATGTCGATGCCGTTCTCCTTCAGCCAATCGGGGTTGTAATAGGTGGAGGTATAGCGGTCGCCGCTGTCGCAGATGAGCGAGACCAGTGAGCCTTCCTCGCCTGCCGCCATCATGCAGCCGGCGACCCAGCACAGGCCGAAGAAGTTGGTGCCCGTCGAACCGCCGACCCGCCGGAACAGCCGCTCCGACAGGACGTGCATGGCTGCAACCGACGCCGCATCCGGGATCTTAATCATGTGGTCGATGACGCCCGGAATGAAGGACGGTTCGACCCGCGGCCGTCCGACCCCCTCGATTCGCGAGGGCCTCTCGCAGGTAACGTTCACGTCACCGGCACAATACGCATCGTAGAAAGCGGAGTGTTCGACATCCACGACGCAGAGCCTTGTCGGGAAATTCCGGTAGCGGATATAGCGTCCGATCGTCGCCGAGGTGCCGCCGGTGCCGGCACTCATCACCACCCAGGCCGGATGCGGATGGCGCTCCGCCTGCATCTGCTCGAAGATACTCTCGGCGATGTTGTTGTTGCCGCGCCAGTCGGTCGCCCGCTCCGCATAGGTGAACTGGTCGAGATAATAGCCTCCAGCCTCCTCGGCCAGGCGCTGGGCGACATGATAGACCTCGCCGGGGCTTTCGACGAAATGGCAGCGACCGCCGAAGCGCTCGATCGCCTCGATCTTCTGGCGGCTGGTCGAGCGCGGCATCACCGCGATGAACGGCAGTTCCAGAAGATGGGCAAAATAGGCCTCGCTGACCGCGGTGGAGCCGGACGAGGCTTCCACCAGCGTTGTCTCCTTCCGGATTCGGCCGTTGCAGATGCCGTAGAGGAAGAGCGAACGGGCGAGCCGGTGCTTCAGGCTGCCGGTCGGATGGGTCGACTCGTCCTTCAGGTAGATCGAGATGCCCTTCAGCCCCTTGAAGACCGGGTTGACCAGATGGGTGTCGGCCGAGCGGCGGCCGTCACCCTGCAGGATGCCGATCGCGTGCCGCGCCCAGTCCCGATCCTCGCTTTCGGGCAGCCGCATCACCGGCGGGCAGGATTGCGTCTCAGACATGGGTCAGGCCTTTGCGGGAATGGCGATGACGGCCTCGACCTCGACCTTGGCGCCCCTCGGCAGAGCGGAGACCTCGAAAGTGGCGCGCGCCGGATAGGGCGCGGAAAAAGCAGCGCCATAGGCCTCGTTGATTGCCGAAAAACCGGAAAGGTCGGTCAGCAGGATCGTGGTCTTGATGGTCTTCGACAGGTCGGTGCCGGCCGCTTCGGCAATCGCGGCGATGTTCTTCAGGCACTGCTTCATCTGCTCGACGGCATCGTCGGAATTGAAATTGCCGGTCGACGGATCGATCGGAAGCTGCCCGGAAACGAACAGCAGATCTCCATGCTGGACAGCCTGCGAATAGGGCCCGATCGCGGCTGGAGCGTTTGCGGTCGATATGGCGTTCATGGTGTTCTCCTCGTTCGTGTTATCGGCCCTCGACCGGTGTCGAATGACCAAGTGTATGCATCAGGCGGTTGGCCCAGCCGAAGATCGCGGCGGAGTGGATGAGGTCGACGATCTCGGCTTTCGAAAGCCCGTGGTCTCGAAGCGCCTGCACCTGATCCCTGCCGACCTGCGCGGGCGTCTGCGACAGCGTCCTGCAAAAATCGACGATCGCCTGGATCTTCGGATCGAATGGACCGTCGAGACCGCGCGTGTAGATCTCCTCGACCACGTCAGAGCGGTCGGAAAGCTCCGCGTAGCGGCGCGCGTGGACGGAGGCACAATAGACGCAGCGGTTGACGGCGGAAGCGACCAGTGCGCCGAGTTCCCGCTCGGCCCGGTCG
The window above is part of the Rhizobium sp. WYJ-E13 genome. Proteins encoded here:
- a CDS encoding alpha/beta fold hydrolase, with the protein product MPTVTLNNATFVYDDIGDPDAETIIALHGGRGIGDRRGEFNAYKPLSDKYRLIAYDQRGCGETSLTPPYTFEQLADDVEAFRVNLCGGRKIILEGGSFGGMIALTYGVKYGHNLSRLILRGTAASYHHEDDAMVVFKERLHKATSASLSMLDKMFSDKVKDDTELRLIWLALQPLYYEKFDPDAALERTRTMRLHAETHNALFKERLYDLRDRLKDIPVPTLVICGAQDWICPPKHSRLIAERIPKGELLEVPGANHAVHAEANAIVIAAITTFLERTAS
- a CDS encoding ABC transporter substrate-binding protein produces the protein MDWKLISTAVAAVSLSALMSTTVLAEGKTVTIGITNTVNTFDPHMTASVGTDLSLLSHIYPSLVLRAPDMKIVPSLATEWKNVDDLTWRIKLRSDATFNDGEKIDAEAVKWNFDRVRDPALNARIKAWFALISDVKVVSPTELEIKTSAPYPAMIEQLSMFFLLPPKWAAEHKPATETASGGPYVLSSVKPGESFTLDANPKYWGGKPDFDQVVMRVIPEPASRVAALLAGEVDFVNSIPTTEIQRIKDNGSAQAGAVPSTRTVFIKFNTTKPPLDNKLFRQALNYAVDKEGIVKAIFNDQAEIARCEVMSKTYFGFNPDLKPYPYDPDKAAELLKQAGGAPSEPIEFDVPSGTYLNGGEVVQAVASQLEEIGVKTKIVEMQFSAYMDKYLKTKDLAPLSLLSQAWPTIDADGLLTLFAPGNIYAYWDNADFGKALADGRSTMDKSKRQEAYKKATEVMCDEAPALFLYTQPATFGLSKRITWTPRGDDWVRAFDMKPASR
- a CDS encoding PLP-dependent cysteine synthase family protein, with translation MSETQSCPPVMRLPESEDRDWARHAIGILQGDGRRSADTHLVNPVFKGLKGISIYLKDESTHPTGSLKHRLARSLFLYGICNGRIRKETTLVEASSGSTAVSEAYFAHLLELPFIAVMPRSTSRQKIEAIERFGGRCHFVESPGEVYHVAQRLAEEAGGYYLDQFTYAERATDWRGNNNIAESIFEQMQAERHPHPAWVVMSAGTGGTSATIGRYIRYRNFPTRLCVVDVEHSAFYDAYCAGDVNVTCERPSRIEGVGRPRVEPSFIPGVIDHMIKIPDAASVAAMHVLSERLFRRVGGSTGTNFFGLCWVAGCMMAAGEEGSLVSLICDSGDRYTSTYYNPDWLKENGIDIEPHRQMIETFLDTGKFDPIILKDTR
- a CDS encoding Rid family detoxifying hydrolase, whose product is MNAISTANAPAAIGPYSQAVQHGDLLFVSGQLPIDPSTGNFNSDDAVEQMKQCLKNIAAIAEAAGTDLSKTIKTTILLTDLSGFSAINEAYGAAFSAPYPARATFEVSALPRGAKVEVEAVIAIPAKA
- a CDS encoding peroxidase-related enzyme (This protein belongs to a clade of uncharacterized proteins related to peroxidases such as the alkylhydroperoxidase AhpD.), whose translation is MSASRFKVKALAWAPYIEPVDVATATEEQLAAMQVTPSNTKVSPYVRTLAHDPESYVARTKLFNAIMYAKGGLDRAERELGALVASAVNRCVYCASVHARRYAELSDRSDVVEEIYTRGLDGPFDPKIQAIVDFCRTLSQTPAQVGRDQVQALRDHGLSKAEIVDLIHSAAIFGWANRLMHTLGHSTPVEGR